The sequence below is a genomic window from Sorangiineae bacterium MSr12523.
AGGCGAAGGTGGACATCGTGGGCGCCGACCCGGCGGTGGAGCGCGCCACCGTGCGATGTGCGCGAGAAGGAGGCGTATGGCGCATCGAGCCTGAGCTTCCGGAGGTGACCGATCTTCCAAGGTGGCGTGATGGCGGGTGACGTCTTATTTTGGCGACGCCATCATGGCTGACGACCTCTATACCGTGCTGGGCGTCCCCAAAGGCGCCGACACGGAGACGATAAAAAAAGCCTACCGCAAGCTCGCGCAGAAACTGCACCCGGACAAAAACCCCGGGAACAAGCAGGTCGAGGCGCGCTTCAAAGCGGTGAACAACGCGTACAACGTCCTGTCCGACGACTCGAAGCGTAAGCTCTACGACGAGTTCGGCGAAGAAGGCCTTCGCGAAGGGTTCGATCCGAACCGGGTGCGCGCCTACAAGCAATGGGCCTCGCAGCAAGGTGCCCGCGGCGGTGGCGGCGGGCACGGCGGTGTGTGGACCAACGCAGAAGGCGTGCGCATCGAGGATCTCTTCGGTGGGATGGGCGGCAACAACGCCGCCGGCGTGGGCGACGTCTTCGGCGATCTCTTTGGCCGAGCACGCCGCCAGCGCGGCCCGATGAAAGGGCAGGACCTCGAGAGCGAGGTGACCATCGACTTTGCCTCCGCCGTCAATGGCGCCACGATGGATTTGCGCACCGACGATGGAAAATCCGTCACCGTGCGCATTCCGCCGGGCGCCGACGAGGGCAGCCGCGTGCGCATTCCCGGGCAGGGTGGCCATTCGCCCAACGGCGGCCCACCGGGCGATCTCGTGCTGGTGGTGCACGTCAAGGAGCACCCCTTCTTCAAGCGCGAGGGGGACGACCTTCACGTGAACGTGCCCATCACCTTGAAGGAGGCCTACCAGGGCGCCAAGGTTCGCGTCCCCACGCCGGACGGCTTCGTGTCGCTGCGCGTTCCCGAGGGAACACAAAGCGGCAACGTGGTGCGCGCCCGCGGCAAGGGCGTCACCCGCAAGGGTCGCACCCCGGGCGATCTCTATGTGCACTTCCTGGTGCGCATCCCGCAGGACCGCTCGCCCGAGACCGCCGCCCTGATCGACCAGCTCGCCGAAAAGGACCCCAGCGACCCGCGCGAAGAGTTGCGCTTCTAGCGGGAAGAGAAGAAGAAGCCGCCAGGACCGCCAAAAGAGAGGCGCCAGGATCGCCAGAGGAACCGACGATGAACCCCAAAGATTGGAGTTTTTCGTTGGTTCGCTAGAGCGAGCCCGCGACGACGAGGCCGGCGTGGGTCGGGGTGACGTTGGGAACGACGCGTACGGGTGCGGTGAACCAGAGAATGCCGCCGGCGACGAGGAGCGCTCCGCCGGCGGCGAAGGCGATGGTCGAGGCGGTGCCCTTCGACGTGGCGTCGTTCCATTTGGAGACGCCGTCGCGTGAGCTGCACGCGTCGCGGTTCGGGCATAGGCCCTCGGCCTCGTCGTGATCGGCGCGCGACGAAAGGCCGAAGTACGCGCCCACGCCGAGTCCAACGAAGCCTGCGCCCGCGACCACGAGCGCGATCGTGCGTTGCGCGGGCCACGATGACGACGTTGGCATTGGCGACGCAGGTGCAGCCTCCGAGGCGAGAGGCGGCGCGGCGACGTCGACGAGGCGCATCTCTTTGGTGACGTTCACCGTGGACGACCACGGGCGCTTGGCCGGGGCCGATGCGACGACGTGGTGCGCGCCCGGATCGACGAACACGGGCTCGGTGATGCTGCGAAGCCGTTCGCCGTCGAGGGTCCACTCGAGCGGTTCGCGGGAGATGAACCGCAGCTGCGGCGTGCGCGCGGTGAGGGAGGCGGCGCGTTGATGCGCGGCCTCGGCGCGCTCCGTCTTGCCGGCGGCGCGCGCAATGCGCTCCACCTCGCGAAAGAGCGAGAGCGCACGCGCGAGGCGCTCGGTCATCTCGTAGCAGTTGGCGAGATTGAACTGCGTGCCCACGCCCGGATCGAGCTCTTGGCTGCGTTCCAACTTGGGGCACGCTTCGCGGTACGCGCCGCTGGCCATGAGCCGGTTGCCCTCGTTGAAGAGCCGATCGGCCTCTTGCTCGACGCCCGCTTGGCTTGCCTGCTGCGCAAACACCGCTGCGGGCAGAAGCAACGAGCAAGCGGCCACCGAAACGGCAAGGAGGCGATGAACCTGCATCGGCGGCGCAAACGCTACCATCTTTGCGGCGTCGTCATGCGATCTCGTGGATCGCCTGGTGCGATCTACGAGATCGTGCCCAAGGCGCGTTGGCGAGGTACAGTCATGCTACCGATGGGTTCCGATTGGTGGGATATCGCCACGACGCGCTCGTCCCAGAATGAGCCGACGGCGGTCGAGGAAAACTACGCACTGCGGGTGCTCGACGGTCCGCAGGCTGGAACGCGCTTCGCGTTCGGCGGCACGCCGGGCCGGCGATGGCTCGCGGGAAAGGGGCCCGCGTGCGACTTCCAGCTGGAAGGGCCCATGGTGTCGCGGCGGCATGCGGCGTTCGAGATGGACGCCAAGGGTCTGCGCGTCACGGATCTGGACTCGACCAACGGCACGAGCATCAACGGCGTGGCCATCCGCGAGGCGTACGCCAACGACGGCGATCGCATTCGCCTGGCGGAAACCACCTTGGCACTGGAGCGCGGCGAGCCGAAGTCGGTGCCCCTCGCCGGC
It includes:
- a CDS encoding DnaJ domain-containing protein; translated protein: MADDLYTVLGVPKGADTETIKKAYRKLAQKLHPDKNPGNKQVEARFKAVNNAYNVLSDDSKRKLYDEFGEEGLREGFDPNRVRAYKQWASQQGARGGGGGHGGVWTNAEGVRIEDLFGGMGGNNAAGVGDVFGDLFGRARRQRGPMKGQDLESEVTIDFASAVNGATMDLRTDDGKSVTVRIPPGADEGSRVRIPGQGGHSPNGGPPGDLVLVVHVKEHPFFKREGDDLHVNVPITLKEAYQGAKVRVPTPDGFVSLRVPEGTQSGNVVRARGKGVTRKGRTPGDLYVHFLVRIPQDRSPETAALIDQLAEKDPSDPREELRF